One genomic region from Candidatus Defluviilinea gracilis encodes:
- a CDS encoding response regulator transcription factor: MKSNILVVDDEPVARQSMTDILRLEGLAVNSVPNGQAAIEFVRTHPVELMIVDLRMPGMDGLEVVQVVNQISPETEIVLLTAFATTESAIQALRLRIHDYLLKPASPTQVIASVKKGLARRDARLKARGGNASTDVDEGNAEFNLKDGTYIDLSRRLIRKKDHVIHLTPAEGRLLRVLIENPGRVYSHRELVLLVQGYDTSQREAPEILRPLVSRLRHKIEPFPSLSDRIVSVRGTGYLYEGDK; the protein is encoded by the coding sequence ATGAAATCGAACATCTTAGTGGTCGACGACGAGCCGGTTGCCCGGCAATCCATGACCGATATTCTGCGCCTCGAAGGGCTGGCTGTCAACTCTGTGCCGAATGGGCAGGCGGCAATCGAATTTGTCCGCACACACCCGGTCGAGTTGATGATCGTCGATCTGCGCATGCCCGGCATGGACGGGCTGGAAGTTGTGCAGGTGGTGAATCAGATTTCCCCTGAGACAGAGATCGTGCTTCTCACGGCATTCGCCACGACCGAGTCGGCGATCCAGGCTTTGCGTTTGCGCATCCACGATTATCTACTGAAGCCCGCCTCCCCCACGCAAGTGATCGCCAGCGTGAAGAAAGGGCTCGCCCGCCGCGACGCGCGTTTGAAGGCGCGAGGCGGAAACGCCTCCACCGATGTGGACGAGGGCAATGCCGAGTTCAATTTAAAAGACGGGACGTATATCGATCTATCGCGCCGCCTAATCCGCAAAAAGGATCATGTGATTCACCTGACCCCCGCCGAAGGGCGCTTGTTACGAGTGTTGATCGAAAACCCGGGGCGCGTCTATTCGCACCGCGAGTTGGTCCTGCTCGTGCAAGGATACGACACTTCCCAACGCGAGGCGCCTGAAATTCTTCGCCCGCTCGTCAGCCGCCTGCGCCACAAGATCGAGCCGTTCCCATCACTTTCCGACCGCATCGTGAGCGTTCGAGGGACGGGATATTTGTACGAGGGCGATAAGTAA